In Granulicella mallensis MP5ACTX8, the sequence TCACGCCTTGGTTGGCGATGGCAAAACCCGGCAGAATCTTGAAGAGTTCGGTGACATCTCGCCCCTCCACCGAAAGATGCTTGATATCATCGGCCGTAATCAAGTCGCTGCGCTCGCCTGAGTCAAGCGGAACATTGTTATTGTCTGCGCTGACAGTTACCGATTCGCTGACCCCACCAGGCGTCAGCAGGAGCGACGGCAAAGTCCGGCTATCGCCCGGATCGAGATGGATACCACTCTCGGTGAAAGTCTTAAAGTTCGATGCCGTGATCGTGATGTTGTAGTCGCCCGAGTTCACGCCCGCAAAGGTGAACGTTCCCGCTCGGTTAGAACTCACGGTGCGTGTCGCCCCACTCAGGGCGTCTCGCAATACGACAGTGGCATCCGGAACAACGGCTCCAGAGTTGTCTTGGACGGTTCCCGATAGCGTGCCGGTAATGACCTGAGCGTAAACTGAGGGGCAGAGCAGCGCTGAGCCCGGGATGAGAAATAGAGAGCTGGCGAGCACACAAGCCCTGAATATACCTGGCCAAGTCACTCTCTTCTTGAATTCAGATTTCATTGTGGTCTCCATGAAGGCACTGCGAAATGGTTCCATTGGTGGGTCTGAAATTTTGAATGACAGCCTCACCCTGAAACGTTCTACAGCGCACAATCAAACGCCTTCAGCGAGACGTTATTCAATGTTCTATACAGTTCCGTTCCTAGAAATGTGTTGACAATAAATAACTTACGCCGCCCATTCGCCCTGTACTATACTTCCGCGATGGGGGATTGCATTGCGAGGCTGTGACTTGTGATTATTGAAGAGCTGACCGACCCTAAGAGCGAGGGGATATCTCCAGAGGAGATAGCCTTAGCCCTGAAACGGATACTGACTAGTCGGTCCTTCCGAACCTCGAACCAGTGCAGCGGTCTGCTTCGTTATATCGTTGAGCACACGCTCGCCGGGGAAGAGAACCTGCTGCGGGAGAGAGTAATCGGCGCCGAACTCTTCGGGCGGGCCGCCAATTACGAGACCAGCGAGGATCCGGTTGTTCGGCTCCGCGTCTCGGACGTGCGGAAGCGACTCGCGCAATATTACCAATCGAATCGAGACCAGCACCGAGTACAGATTGATATCCCTTCAGGAAGCTATCGAGCGACCTTTCATCGGAATGCGGAAGCAGCCGCCATCGCTGTCGCGAAAGAGCCGGGACCCACCGCACAAGTCGTCGCAGAGCCGGTTCCACTACGGGAACTGGCAATTCATTCTGAAGCCATTGCCACGGACCGCACGGAAGACCCACGCATCGGCAGAACTCCCGGTAAAAGATCGGTTCGAACGATCCTGGCCGCAGTTGCTCTTTGTATTCTCCTGTTAATTGGAGCTCTTGCCCTGATCCACGCCAATTCTTCAAACAAAGCGTTCAGAACCTTCTGGGCTCCGTGGATCGCCAACACGAAACCCGTGATTCTTTCTATCGGCAGCAATGCTGTTTACCGATTTCGGTTCGAATATCTGGATAGGTACGCGGAACAGCATAACCTCAAGAATTCGGGCCAGGAGTTTTATGTCCCTCTTCAGAAAGGTGGGACGATCTCGGCTGATGACATGATCCCTGCTTATAACAGTTTTGTTGCGTTGGGCGATGTTGCTGCCGTATCGCGTATCGTGGCTGCTCTCACCCAAGAGAAGAAACCCTTCCAAGAGCGTTTCCCCAACGATGTATCCTTCGCAGAGTTACGGGAGAATCCGTCTGTTTTGATTGGCGGCTTCAATAACTCGATGACCTTGGAACTAACCAAGCAACTCGAATTCGTGATGCGCGGCGGAAACGAGATCATCGATACTTTGGATCCGAAACGCAAGTGGCAGCTAAACACACTCAAGGACCCACCAGACACAGCGGACTACGCGATCATTACGCGCCTTGTCCAACGCAACGGAGATGCACCTTTAATCAGCGTAGCCGGACTAGGACAATATGGAACGCTCGCGTCCGCGGAACTCATTAGCAGTCCGACCAACATCCATCTAATCATCGACCGACTTCCGCAAGGCTGGTCTGACAAAAACCTTCAAGTCGTAGTGCGGATCAGTATTGTCGATTTCAAGGCCTCGGCGTCCGAGGTAGTCGCCTACAAGAGCTGGTAACTCTTCGAAACTCCCCCGGGCATGATTCTGCACGAAGTTTCAACTATTCAACAAGCGCCATCAGTTTTGCTTCGGGGCTGACTGTGGTTCTCCGATAACGATACCGAGTCCGTTTGTTCCCAGGTAGACCTTCGGCACAGTCCCGGGGGTTTTTCGTATCCGATTTATAGCACTGCCCTCGGGCTAATGGAACTCCGAAAGAGCCACGCGAACGTATAGTACCCCGAGTACCTCACGTACGTTACTAGACCGAATCGGTTGTGGCCTCTATGATTGCGAAACTTACCTGGCGTATCTGGCTGGGTCGAACGATATCTGCACGTTAAGACGCATATCGAGTGAGGTCGCGTGAAATTCGTTGCACCCCTGCTGCTCTCGACAGTCGTGTTCAGCTTCGCTGCGCTCGCGCAGAGACCCTCCGACCGGGACCTGCCGAGGATCGATAGAAGCGGTGTCCATCCTGCGCTGATCGTCGAAGGTAAGCCATTCCTGATGCTGAGTGCACAGGTAAACAACTCTTCCGCATGGCAGGGCGAGATGCCGGCAGTGTGGCGCACCCTCAACGATCTCGGTGTGAATACCCTTGAGGCTCCCGTGTACTGGGAGACGCTCGAGCCTGAGGAAGGCAGATTCGACTTTGCGCAGATCGACATGTTGCTCCGTGAGGCCCGGGCTCACAAAAAGCACCTCGTGCTGCTGTGGTTTGGGACCTGGAAGAATGGCAGCCCCGGCTACGCTCCCGAATGGGTGAAGCGGGATCCCGCCCGCTTTCCGCTCTCTCTCAAGGCAGACGGAATGCCGGTATTCTCCCTGTCACCTTTCGGAACGGCGAGCCTGGCAGCCGATGAGCGCGCCTTCACCACGTTAATGCGCCATCTCAAACAATCAGATCCTCAACACACGGTTCTGCTGATCCAGGTGGAGAATGAGACCGGGATGTGGGGCTCCATGCGCGACCACTCCCCTGCCGCTGACGCCGTCTTCACCCAGACCGTTCCAGCCGCTGTGCTGCAGAGCATGGGCAAGGCCAAAACTCATGGCAACTGGTCCGAGATCTTCGGCCAGGACGCGGAAGAATTCTTTTCCGCATGGGCTATCGCCCGCTACGTCCAGCAGGTCGCAGCCGCCGGAAAAGCAGTTTATGGCCTCCCGATGTATGTCAACGCAGCGCTCCGGGACCCGATCCATCCTGGTGGTCCTGGGTCTTTCGAAAGTGGCGGCCCGACCTTCGATGTGCTGACACTCTGGCACGCCGTGGCTCCGTCCCTGGATGGCATCGAGCCCGACATCTACCTGCCGGGTTATGAAGAGAATATGGCTGTGCTTCGCCAGTACTCGGCCGACGGAAATGCGTTGTTCGTTCCCGAAATCGGCAACCGCCCCGAATACGCTCGCTACTTCTTCGCCGCACTTGGCCATGGGGCCTTCGGCTGGTCTCCGTTCGGTATGGACGCCACCGGCTATGTCAACGCACCTCTGGGCGCGGCACACATCGACGCCGACGCCCTTCACCCCTTTGAGCAAAACTACCGCGTCGCCGCGCTCTTCGGCGGCCAGCTTGCAGCGTGGATTCGCGAGGGCCGCGTTCAGGGAATAGCCGAAGACCACGTCCGGCATACCGAAGACATTGTTCTCGGAAACTCCTCCTGGAAGGCGACAGTATCCTACGGCCTACCCAGTTTCTGGACGGACAAACCCGCACCCGGCAATAAGGTTCCGGCAGGCGAAGCACTCATCGTCAACCTGGGCCCGGACGAGTTCCTAGTCACCGGTCTGCACTGCCGCGTAGACTTCTCCTCAATGGTGCAAGGTAAACAACACATGTGGATCTCCGTGGAAGAGGGCGACTACACGCAGGGCATCTGGCACCGCACACGCCTGTGGAACGGCGATCAGACCGACTATGGCCTCAACTTTTTTGACGAACCACAGCTTTTGCGGGTCAGAATCATGTCCTACGAATAACCACTTTTATTCAACCTCCAGCTTTTCCCAGGAAACCACGATGCTGCTTCCGTTGCGCAAACTCTTCACCATCGCACTCTTGCTGGCCACACCCGGTATCAACGCTCAGAAGGCCAAAGCGCCCGCGGCGCCAAAACCCTGGATGGATACCTCCCTAAGCCCGGACCAAAGGGCAGACCTCGTCCTTGCCCAGCTCACGCTCGCGGAGAAGATTCAACTCGTCCACGGCATTGGCTGGGGACCACTGCGCGCAGGCGAGTCCGTACCTGCCGATAATAATGGCGGAGCCGGAGAAGTCGTAGGCATCCCTAGGCTGGGCATTCCATCCTTGCAGCAAGCCGACTCCGCCGTAGGCGTCCGTATGGCCGCGCCGCAGAGCCGCTATGCCACCCTGCTGCCGTCGGTACTTGGAGCCGCCGCCTCATGGGATTCCGAGGCGGCGCATCTCTATGGCGACGTCATCGGTCGCGAGCTTCGCGCGCAAGGCTATAACCAGTCCATCGGCGGCGGCGTGAACCTGGCCCGCGACCCGCGCAATGGCCGCCTATTCGAGTACCCCGGGGAAGATCCGTTGCTGGCTGGCGTTACCGTCGGACACGTCATCCAGGGCGTGCAAGCCAACGGCGTGATGGGAGACATCAAGCACTTCGCCCTGAACGACCAGGAGACTGGCCGCACCGTCGTCGACGTACACATGCCTCATAAGGCCGCTCGGGAGAGCGACCTGCTGGCCTTCGAGATCGGCATCCGGATCGGCCAACCGGCCTCTGTGATGTGCAGCTACAACAAGGTCGACGGCGACTGGGCCTGCGAAAACGAGTGGCTGCTCAGCCATGTCTTGAAGCAGGACTGGAAATATCCCGGCTTCGTCGTCTCCGACTGGGAGGCGACCCATACAACCGTCAAGGCCGCTCTGGCCGGGCTCGACATGCAGATGCCGGGCGATGAGCACTTCGGAAAACCGCTGGAGCAGGCCGTAACCTCCGGGCAGGTACCGATGGCGCGCCTGGATAATATGGTTCACCGTCTTCTGCGATCCATGTTCGCTGCGGGAGTTATCGATCGTCCGCCAACGCCGCGCACGGTCGTGGACCCCTTCCGCGGCCGCGACGATGCTCAGCACATTGCAGAGGAGAGCATCGTCCTGTTGAAGAACAACGGAACACTTCCGTTGAACCCGCAAAACCTTCATTCCATCGCCGTGATCGGTGCCCATGCCGACCGCGGCATTATGTCTGGCGGGGGCTCGGCGCAGGTCGATGCTCCTGGAGGCAACGCGCTCGATCCGTCGCGCCCCAGCAAGTGGGGTGAGCCCGTGTACTTCCCCTCAGCGCCGCTTCGTTATATTCGGGAACACGTCCCGGATGCGACCGTTCGCTTCGATCCGGGCACGGACCCTGCCTCCGCCGCAAGACTGGCTAAGAGCGCGGACGTAGCGATCGTCTTCGCCGACCAGTACATGAGCGAAGGTGGCGACGCGCCGACGCTATCGCTGCCCAACAACCAGGACGCCTTGATTCGCGCCGTGGCTGCGGCCAATCCACACACTGTTGTCATCCTCATCACGGGCAATCCGGTCTCCATGCCCTGGGTCAATCAAGTCGCCGGCATTCTGGAAGCATGGTATCCGGGCATCGCCGGAGGACAGGCTATTGCGAACCTGCTCTTCGGTTCGGTGAACCCATCGGGCAAACTGCCCATCACATTCGCGAAGTCGGAGGCCGATCTTCCTCATGCGCGCATCTTCGGCATGTCCTACCAGATAGCGAACGGTGGCCTCCCAGAGCACTGGATCTCTGAAAATAAGCGCGAAAGCTTTCCCGCCAACTATACGGAAGGCGTGCGTTTCGGGTACAAATGGTTTGATTCCGAAGACAAGGAACCCCTTTTCGCCTTTGGATATGGCCTGTCCTACACCACGTACAGCTACACTGGCCTGAAGGTCAATGCTGCCGGCCACGCGGTCACCTTTACCCTGACCAACACCGGAAAGCGCGACGGTACCGAGATATCACAGGTCTACGTCCAGCTCCCCCTCGCAAGTGGCGAGAACTTTCGTCGCCTTGCAGGATGGCAGCGTGTTTCGCTCAAAGCGGGAGAAAACAAGACCGTGACCATAACACTCGAGCCTCTCGCATTTGCCAGCTTTAGTGAGCAGAAAGACGCCTGGCAATGGCTCGACGGCGAATATGTTGTTTCGGTCGGAGGCTCGTCACGCTCTCGTCCGCTCGAACGCAAGACTTCACTGAGGTGATCCTATCCAAATTGATGGAAAAGATTAGCAAGACGATTTCCAGGAGACCTGTATCTTAACCTTTGATCGACGTCAAGATACGTATCGCAGGCATGAAACGAATGATCAACAGAAAGGTTCACCCCATCACATGGCAATCGCAGGCATCAGCAGCACGCGCAGTTCCTCCTATGGTCCAGGCACCACAAATTACAGTGCGATGGCGATGGTCACCACGTTGTTCTTCATGTGGGGATTCTGCACCGTTTTAAATGATGTGCTGATCCCTCACCTGCAAGGCATCTTCTCGCTCAGCTACCTGCAAGCGTCCCTCATCCAACTGGCGTTCTTCAGCTCCTATTTCATCTTTGCGCAGCCTGCTGGCAAGCTGGTGGAGTGGGTCGGGTACCAGCGCACAATGGTAATCGGACTGCTGGTCATGGGCATGGGAGCCTTGCTGTTCATCCCTGCTGCCACGACGGTGACGTATGGCTTCTTTCTGGGCGCGCAGATCGTCCTGGCGGCGGGTGTAACCATGCTCCAGGTTGCGGCAAATCCGTACGTAACGATTCTCGGTCCAGCAGAGACAGCTTCGAGCCGCCTCAATCTCACACAGGCTTTCAACACTCTTGGCGACACCGTCGCTCCCTATTTCGGCAGTATTCTCATTCTCGGTGGAGCGGCTGTTGCCGCTAAGAACGCCGCGTTGAACCACGGAGCCGCTCTCACGCGGGCCCAGCAAGCAGCTTCCGTCAAACTGCCCTATTACATCCTTGCAGGCATATTGATCCTGCTCGCAGTGGCCATCGCTCTGTATAAATTCCCCCGACTGGAAGTAACGCAAGACTTCAGGCCCACGAGCCAGGAGCATCACAAAGACAGCATCTGGAATCACCCGCACCTCTATCTCGGTGCCCTAGCCATCTTCATCTATGTTGGGGCTGAGGTTTCTATTGGCAGCTTTCTAGCCAAGTATCTTGCAGACCCGAAGATCGCCGGCTTGCCTCTTGAGCGCGCCGCAAAGATGGTGGCCTTCTATTGGGGAGGCATGATGGTTGGACGCTTTATTGGCTCCTACCTGATGCAGAAGATCTCCGCCGCAAACATGCTCGCTCTGAGCGGAGTCGGCGCTGCGATTCTGGTGTTCAGCTCTCTGATTGGAACTGGCCACTTTGCGGAGATCACGATCTTAGCTGTCGGCCTGTTCAACTCGATCATGTTTCCCACAATTTTCACTCTCGCCGTGGCCGAACTGGGCCCACTCACCGGCCGTGGATCGGGATTGCTGGTTCAAGGGATTGTTGGAGGCGCGCTGATTCCGCTCCTCATGGGCTATCTCGCGGATCACTTTGGCATCCACCGGTCACTCGTGCTGCCCCTGGCTTGCTACTTCTTCATCATCTATTACGGTTGGAGAGGTCATAGAATCTTTCCTTCAGAGCCGAAGGGGCACTTCGACATTGCACCATCGATCTAAGCGCAGGGGCGTATACCGACAGGCGCGCGGTCTAAACCACACACGCAATGCGGAAGCTGCTATAGGGCAGCAGATTTGCTTGCCTGGTACGAGATCACCCGTTACAAATCCCCAAGCGACTTTGTTTTCGCTGCCAGCAGCAATCGGGCCGGCAAGAAAAGGGGAAACAGCCGATCTGACTACCGACCGTGATGCGATATCACATCCAGCCGGTAGTCAGGCGACTGGGCATCACAAAAAAGATCTCGAGGCATACGTTGGGTTACCCGAGAGGTCGTACTGAACACTGGTATCCTCTTGCCAACTCTGGGTTACGTAGTTCTACCAGTTCGTGCCTGCTATCCGGCCCATAACATCGTAACGAAACTGCGTACACGAGAGGCCCGGAGTAATCTCTTGCGTCAACCTACCGATACCGTTTGCCCCTGGCCTTAGGTCAGGATAGCGACCGTATTCCCGCGATCCGGTGAGGTCTTCGATGTCAGCCGATTCAGCACATCGTATTTGCAGGTGATGGTCATTCCATTGGCCTCGGTCTTGTAGAGCAGGTTGCCGTTCAGGCCATAGCCATTGTGTTGGCAGCCTGCGACAGTGCGATCTCCCTGCCCGTAACATACAGTCCCTGTCTCCAGATTGGTTGCCGTTATCAATTAGCTGAGGAGAATCGGCAATTGAGAAACTAGTCAGATTGAACTACCTACGATCTTCTGAGGATGGCAATTCGACTGAGTACAAATTTCCGGTTCCCACACGGAGTTCAATCAAAGGGGAGCCGTCGGGCGTGATGCCGCCTAAGAAGTAGCTCTCAGACGTGGGCGACCCGAGCTTTGAGAGATCGGCGACAGTCTCTACTTTGCCATCCATAATGGCCGAATCTGGCTGGGCAGCTCTTGCAGCCGTTCGTGGGCATCGGGATGACGTTGCGGGTGATACAGAACTGCAAGATTGCCCTGTAACTCAGTGGTTTGTAGAGTGGCTTTCGCAGCGAGCGGATCATCTCGCCGCAGGCAGGCGACGAGACGGTCTCGCCGCAATTCTTCGATGTGTAGATCCGGATGCCGCAAGGGCAAAGTCACGAAGGCGGATCGTACCCCAACTTATTCCCCAAAGAAAAGGGTGGCTATGATCGCACGCCCTCGGACGTGCTCGCACACTATTTCCATGTAAGCTACTGCAAAACAAGAACATCCTCGCGTGCGAGGATGTTCAGAGAGGTACGAGGAAGATCGGTAAATGGGTGTATTGGTTGCCCCCCAGGGATTCGAACCCCGATTGGACGAGTCAGAGTCGTCAGTCCTACCATTGAACGAGAGGGCAATGCTGGTTGTACGGCAGCTGCAGGCTCGGCGGGAGCCACAATCAGCCGCCTTATTGAGTGTACGTTGCATCGCCCATTGGGTCAACAGCTTGGCCCTACTCCTCGCGCAGAACCTCCAGCGGTTTCTGGCCAAGGATCCGATGGCTCGCCAGCCATCCTGTAGCCACAGTCAGCGCAGCCGTTGCCGCCCATGCTCCGAGGTTCAGCCAGGGCTGAAAATGATACTCAAAGTGCAGAGCATGAATCAGAATCAGGCGCGCCAGCAGGTTCGCAAATACCAGGCCCACCGCACCCGCGACTAATCCCAGCACCGCAAACTCGATAGAGAAGATCGTGGCGATACGTACGCGAGTGGCACCGAGCGTCTTCAGCACGACGACCTCACGGATACGGCGGTAGCGCGTGCCCGCAATAGAGCTTGCCAGAATCACGATGCCCGCAAAGATGCTGAACGCCGCAAGAAACTGGATGACATAGGTGATCTGCAGGATCACCTGCCGCACCGTCTCCAGCGTGGCCGCAACATTGATGACCGTAATCGTGGGATAGTGCTCATACAACGCGCGCTGCAGCAGCGCGGTGGCAGCCGCATCACAATGCACACCGCCATACCAGACCACAGGCAGTCCGGCGAGCACGGGCTGCGGCACAACAAACTCTGCGCGCGAAGACGCATGACGGCTATCCGGCTCGTAGATCGCGGCAACCGTCGCGGTAAACTGCGTGTCCTGCGCCGCAAAGGTCATCTGCTGCCCGGGATGGACGTGCAGATGATCCGCTGCCTGCCGAGCAATGGCCACCAGCGGATGCTGCACAGAGTCCGCCGACTGTTGCGTCGTCCACCACTCGCCCTCTACCACCTTGTCGCCAAGCGGAGGCGCATCGGCGGTTGCCGGCCACGTGATGTTGATCGACTGCAGCACGCGGCGCGGCAGGTGTTGCAGCTTGAGCTGTGAAGCCGGCACACCATCAATCGACAGCAGGCGCGAACCAACGACGGGGAGGATCTCCGGTGTGCCTTGAACGCCAGACTGATGCGCAAGCAGGGAACGCACACCCGCCACTTCGTCCGTTGCGATGTCGAGAAGAAAAATATTCGGCAGATTGGCAGCCGTTGAAATCTGCATCTCCTGCACAACAGCGCGCTGCGCAATGTAGACGGCCACAATCTGCATAACGCCAAGCCCCAGCGCAGCCAGCAGCGCGGCGGATGGATTGCCGGGGCGATAGAGATTCGAAAGACCATGCCGCACCGCCGAGGGCAGATGCAGTCGTGTGCGACCCAAAAACACGCGCAGAAAATACAGCGTCAGCCACGACATCGCCAACAGAACCAGCAGTACCAACGCCAGCCCCGCCGCGAAGTAGCCGCCCACTTGCCGTGAATCCGATACGCGCGACGCGATCAGCGTGAGGCACACAAGAATAAGAACAATCGCACTGAGTTGTGCGAGCGAGCCACGCAGTTTGCGCGCCAGCCGGGCAGTGAATGGATCGTCGCTGGTCTCAACTGCTCTGCGCAGAATCAGGATTGGACGCACGTTGCGGATATCCAACAACGGCGGCAAGGTAAAGAGCAGCGTAGTCAGCAGGCCCGCGCCCAGACCAGTCGCAAACACACGAGGATCAAGCCGGAAGTCCGGCGTGAGGTGCAGCAACTTCGCAAGAAAGAGCGGAAACGAAAGCTGCACACCGATACCGAGCACAACACCGAGCAGGCCTCCGCCGAGCCCCAGCAGCAGCGTCTGCAGCAGATAGATCTTCATGATCTGCCCGGAACCAGCACCCAGCGACTTCATAATCGCGATGGAATCGAGCCGCTGTTGCAGATGCGCGCGCATGGCCATCGCAACGCCCACCGCCCCGAGCACCAGAGCCACCAGCGACATCAGGGTGAGCAGTCCAGTCGCGCCGTCCAGCCCTTTCGTAAGAGCAGGATTAGCCTCTCGATAGTCCGTGATCTGCGCTTCAGGCAGCAGCGTTTCAAGCTGCGTTTTGAGCGCAGCCACGACATCGTCAGAGCTTGCACTTCCCTGCTTCGTGGCCGGAAGCTTGAAGAGATAACGCCGCGCCGCGTGCGATCCAGCAGCCAGCAATCCCGAATCCACCAGGGCCGTCTGCGAAAGCAACACCCGCGGCCCGGCAGCAAACGAACCCGAGAGTCTATCCGGCTCATCGACCACCGTCGCAACAATGCGATAGGTATGCGTGCCGAGTTTGACGGAGTCACCGATCTTCAGATGAAGACGCAACAGCAGGTCGTCGCCAACAGCGACAGTCGCAGGCGTCAAAGCCTGGGCTATGGGCATCACCGGGGACAATACAACCTCTCCGTAGAACGGATACTTCTCTGGATCGACGGCCTTCACCGAAACCAGAAGAGGATCGAGCGAGGCTGTGGACGAGGCCATCGAAAGCAGTTCAGTAACAGGACTCTCGTCTCCACCGGCGGCAACGAGCTTATCCAGGCCAGCCTGTTCCTGCGGGGTAAGTTGCTGCGTTGTGCGCGCGGAGACATCCGCCGCCATAATGCTGCGGGCACGTAGAAGGAGCATCGTGCGAAACGAAGACGAGAAGCCGCGCACGCCCGTGAGCGCGGCGACGCCGATAGCCACGGACAACAGAACAAACGTGAACTTGCCACGCGAAGATCGAAGTTCGCGAGCGGCAATACGGGCGGCGGTGGAATAGCTGAGGCTGGGCATCCGTAGTATTCCCTTCCTCAGAGCTGTGTTGCGACAGGAGATTGTCGGTGATCGCTGACGACCAGACCGTCACGCAGTGTAATGACGCGGGTCGCGTAATCGGCCAGCGCAGGATCATGCGTAACGAGCACCAGCGTCGTGCCCTCAGCGTGATTGAGCTGGAGCAGAAGATCGAGCACATGCTTACCGTTGGAGGTATCGAGGTTGCCGGTAGGTTCATCGGCCAGCACGATCGGCGGACGCAGAATAAACGCCCTCGCCAGGGCAACGCGCTGCTGTTCCCCGCCGGAGAGCTGCACCGGATAGTGGTCGA encodes:
- a CDS encoding DUF5597 domain-containing protein, whose amino-acid sequence is MKFVAPLLLSTVVFSFAALAQRPSDRDLPRIDRSGVHPALIVEGKPFLMLSAQVNNSSAWQGEMPAVWRTLNDLGVNTLEAPVYWETLEPEEGRFDFAQIDMLLREARAHKKHLVLLWFGTWKNGSPGYAPEWVKRDPARFPLSLKADGMPVFSLSPFGTASLAADERAFTTLMRHLKQSDPQHTVLLIQVENETGMWGSMRDHSPAADAVFTQTVPAAVLQSMGKAKTHGNWSEIFGQDAEEFFSAWAIARYVQQVAAAGKAVYGLPMYVNAALRDPIHPGGPGSFESGGPTFDVLTLWHAVAPSLDGIEPDIYLPGYEENMAVLRQYSADGNALFVPEIGNRPEYARYFFAALGHGAFGWSPFGMDATGYVNAPLGAAHIDADALHPFEQNYRVAALFGGQLAAWIREGRVQGIAEDHVRHTEDIVLGNSSWKATVSYGLPSFWTDKPAPGNKVPAGEALIVNLGPDEFLVTGLHCRVDFSSMVQGKQHMWISVEEGDYTQGIWHRTRLWNGDQTDYGLNFFDEPQLLRVRIMSYE
- a CDS encoding beta-glucosidase, encoding MLLPLRKLFTIALLLATPGINAQKAKAPAAPKPWMDTSLSPDQRADLVLAQLTLAEKIQLVHGIGWGPLRAGESVPADNNGGAGEVVGIPRLGIPSLQQADSAVGVRMAAPQSRYATLLPSVLGAAASWDSEAAHLYGDVIGRELRAQGYNQSIGGGVNLARDPRNGRLFEYPGEDPLLAGVTVGHVIQGVQANGVMGDIKHFALNDQETGRTVVDVHMPHKAARESDLLAFEIGIRIGQPASVMCSYNKVDGDWACENEWLLSHVLKQDWKYPGFVVSDWEATHTTVKAALAGLDMQMPGDEHFGKPLEQAVTSGQVPMARLDNMVHRLLRSMFAAGVIDRPPTPRTVVDPFRGRDDAQHIAEESIVLLKNNGTLPLNPQNLHSIAVIGAHADRGIMSGGGSAQVDAPGGNALDPSRPSKWGEPVYFPSAPLRYIREHVPDATVRFDPGTDPASAARLAKSADVAIVFADQYMSEGGDAPTLSLPNNQDALIRAVAAANPHTVVILITGNPVSMPWVNQVAGILEAWYPGIAGGQAIANLLFGSVNPSGKLPITFAKSEADLPHARIFGMSYQIANGGLPEHWISENKRESFPANYTEGVRFGYKWFDSEDKEPLFAFGYGLSYTTYSYTGLKVNAAGHAVTFTLTNTGKRDGTEISQVYVQLPLASGENFRRLAGWQRVSLKAGENKTVTITLEPLAFASFSEQKDAWQWLDGEYVVSVGGSSRSRPLERKTSLR
- a CDS encoding sugar MFS transporter — protein: MAIAGISSTRSSSYGPGTTNYSAMAMVTTLFFMWGFCTVLNDVLIPHLQGIFSLSYLQASLIQLAFFSSYFIFAQPAGKLVEWVGYQRTMVIGLLVMGMGALLFIPAATTVTYGFFLGAQIVLAAGVTMLQVAANPYVTILGPAETASSRLNLTQAFNTLGDTVAPYFGSILILGGAAVAAKNAALNHGAALTRAQQAASVKLPYYILAGILILLAVAIALYKFPRLEVTQDFRPTSQEHHKDSIWNHPHLYLGALAIFIYVGAEVSIGSFLAKYLADPKIAGLPLERAAKMVAFYWGGMMVGRFIGSYLMQKISAANMLALSGVGAAILVFSSLIGTGHFAEITILAVGLFNSIMFPTIFTLAVAELGPLTGRGSGLLVQGIVGGALIPLLMGYLADHFGIHRSLVLPLACYFFIIYYGWRGHRIFPSEPKGHFDIAPSI
- a CDS encoding type 2 periplasmic-binding domain-containing protein; translated protein: MTLPLRHPDLHIEELRRDRLVACLRRDDPLAAKATLQTTELQGNLAVLYHPQRHPDAHERLQELPSQIRPLWMAK
- a CDS encoding ABC transporter permease — its product is MPSLSYSTAARIAARELRSSRGKFTFVLLSVAIGVAALTGVRGFSSSFRTMLLLRARSIMAADVSARTTQQLTPQEQAGLDKLVAAGGDESPVTELLSMASSTASLDPLLVSVKAVDPEKYPFYGEVVLSPVMPIAQALTPATVAVGDDLLLRLHLKIGDSVKLGTHTYRIVATVVDEPDRLSGSFAAGPRVLLSQTALVDSGLLAAGSHAARRYLFKLPATKQGSASSDDVVAALKTQLETLLPEAQITDYREANPALTKGLDGATGLLTLMSLVALVLGAVGVAMAMRAHLQQRLDSIAIMKSLGAGSGQIMKIYLLQTLLLGLGGGLLGVVLGIGVQLSFPLFLAKLLHLTPDFRLDPRVFATGLGAGLLTTLLFTLPPLLDIRNVRPILILRRAVETSDDPFTARLARKLRGSLAQLSAIVLILVCLTLIASRVSDSRQVGGYFAAGLALVLLVLLAMSWLTLYFLRVFLGRTRLHLPSAVRHGLSNLYRPGNPSAALLAALGLGVMQIVAVYIAQRAVVQEMQISTAANLPNIFLLDIATDEVAGVRSLLAHQSGVQGTPEILPVVGSRLLSIDGVPASQLKLQHLPRRVLQSINITWPATADAPPLGDKVVEGEWWTTQQSADSVQHPLVAIARQAADHLHVHPGQQMTFAAQDTQFTATVAAIYEPDSRHASSRAEFVVPQPVLAGLPVVWYGGVHCDAAATALLQRALYEHYPTITVINVAATLETVRQVILQITYVIQFLAAFSIFAGIVILASSIAGTRYRRIREVVVLKTLGATRVRIATIFSIEFAVLGLVAGAVGLVFANLLARLILIHALHFEYHFQPWLNLGAWAATAALTVATGWLASHRILGQKPLEVLREE